In a genomic window of Gossypium arboreum isolate Shixiya-1 chromosome 7, ASM2569848v2, whole genome shotgun sequence:
- the LOC128295441 gene encoding uncharacterized protein LOC128295441, which translates to MAITGMSEQWITARIKEKGECKCISWDALKGLILTYPDETKRVDVFALSLYGLMVFPRALGYVDEATTDLFHRLNKRVTSVPSILAETFRSLGTCRKTGAGRFVGCAQLLLAWFYSHFRLIDKVVCRVFFEDYSPLKDIVASTRKVDVPKENWMALLQNLQLKDVEWRAPWMIPGEILYRCGSFDWVPLLGIWGAIGYAPLLVLRQFSLRQFVPATHGLIQSEFAYRGADYKKKVGEISSAWNKTCRLKGVVIGPATTLKYVEWREIMKQEFERKNLELEKRIAKLEEKKMYLSLDIDVQKIEVEKERKEKRKIEEDRDDLKNTTKGTSILEKSENRRVLDRVAKEVQEGKARVSLGKRSFRRCNHEFGIGRRE; encoded by the exons ATGGCTATTAcagggatgagtgagcagtggatTACAGCCAGGATTAAAGAGAaaggtgagtgcaagtgcatttcatGGGACGCTTTGAAGGGCCTGATTTTGACGTATCCCGATGAAACAAAAAGGGTAGATGTATTTGCCTTAAGTTTGTACGGATTGATGGTGTTCCCTAGGGCTTTGGGgtatgtggatgaggcaaccacaGATCTTTTCCATAGACTCAATAAGAGAGTCACTTCTGTCCCTTCAATTTTGGcagagacattcaggtccttaggCACATGTAGAAAAACTGGTGCAggcaggtttgttggttgtgcACAATTGCTTCTAGCTTGGTTCTATAGTCATTTTCGGTTGATAGATAAGGTTGTTTGTCGGGTTTTCTTCGAGGATTACTCACCGCTGAAGGATATAGTTGCTTCAACTAGGAAAGTTGATGTTCCAAAGGAGAATTGGATGGCACTACTGCAAAATCTTCAGCTGAAAGATGTTGAGTGGAGAGCtccgtggatgattcctggtgagattctttaccgTTGCGGCAGTTTCGATTGGGTCCCtttattgggaatttggggtgccattggttatgccccctTGCTCGTGTTAAGGCAATTCAGTTTGAGGCAGTTTGTGCCAGCAACTCATGGGCTAATTCAAAGTGAGTTCGCATATAGAGGAGCAGATTACAAGAAAAAGGTCGGTGAGATCTCTAGCGCTTGGAACAAGACGTGTCGGTTAAAAGGAGTAGTTATTGGCCCTGCTACGACTCTAAAATATGTTGAATGGAGAG aaattatgaaacaAGAATTTGAGAGGAAAAATCTGGAGCTCGAGAAAAGGATAGCAAAGCTTGAAGAaaaaaagatgtacttgagtttaGATATTGATGTCCAGAAGATAGaggttgaaaaagaaagaaaggaaaagaggaagattgaagAGGATAGAGATGACTTGAAGAACACTACAAAAGGCACAAGTATCCTTGAGAAGAGCGAAAATAGGAGGGTCTTGGATCGAGTTGCGAAAGAGGTCCAAGAAGGAAAGGCTAGAGTGAGTCTTGGGAAAAGAAGTTTCAGGAGATGCAATCACGAATTTGGCATTGGAAGAAGAGAATAA
- the LOC108477914 gene encoding uncharacterized protein LOC108477914, giving the protein MTLDRITLQNMEKKPNENFRQYAQRWREVAMQVQPPLLEKETTMLFINTLKASFIAHMIGSTTKSFADIVMAGEMIENAIRGGKIEGEVAKRSAPRRKDNEVNNTSDFNSKAVIVSQPKVATVGQQGSQKQESNTRHDRMQFTPIPVTYRELYQNLYDAHAIAPFHLKPLQPPYPKWYDANARCEYHAGISGHSIENCTGFKKAVERLIKNGVLKFENTSSTENPLPNHDNQRINAIGKVGEIREKENVEEIRMPIRVIWEEMMKRGMLTSKNEWDYGEFCEDCEEFKALVQGFIDNKELQVYEGSSSEKQVCVLENEQQRTSRPRIIISLPGNNEMGTPAAPKVIIHTPTPFPYKDSKKVPWSYDCSVTVPGEGNIASASKDVRDEGSHMRSGRRYDMGDVRVEPTKPKNVEIKKKSEVPVNEPVGEEEAKEFLKFLKHSEYNVVGDS; this is encoded by the coding sequence ATGACCCTTGACAGGATTACCTTACAAAACATGGAGAAGAAGCCTAATgagaattttaggcaatatgcacagaggtgGAGAGAGGTAGCGATGCAGGTCCAACCACCACTGTTGGAGAAGGAGACCactatgttatttattaatactcTGAAAGCCTCATTTATTGCTCATATGATTGGAAGCACTACTAAAAGTTTTGCGGAcatagttatggcaggagagatgatAGAGAATGCCATAAGAGGGGGAAAAATTGAGGGGGAAGTAGCCAAAAGATCAGCCCCAAGAAGAAAAGACAACGAGGTAAACAATACAAGTGATTTCAATTCAAAAGCAGTCATAGTTAGCCAACCCAAAGTAGCCACAGTTGGGCAACAAGGCTCTCAAAAGCAGGAATCCAACACTAGGCATGATAGGATGCAATTTACACCTATACCTGTGACGTATAGAGAGCTCTATCAAAATCTATATGATGCACATGCTATAGCCCCTTTCCATTTAAAACCATTACAACCTCCgtatcctaaatggtatgatgcaaatgctagaTGTGAGTATCATGCTGGAATATCGGGGCACTCAATCGAGAATTGTACTGGATTCAAGAAAGCTGTAGAGAGGTTGATCAAGAATggggttttaaaatttgagaaTACCTCAAGTACGGAGAATCCTTTACCAAACCATGACAATCAGAGAATAAATGCCATTGGTAAAGTCGGTGAAATAAGGGAAAAGGAAAATGTTGAGGAGATAAGGATGCCTATAAGGGTAATCTGGGAGGAGAtgatgaagagaggtatgttgactTCTAAAAATGAGTGGGACTACGGTGAGTTCTGTGAAGATTGCGAGGAATTCAAGGCCTTGGTGCAGGGCTTTATAGACAACAAAGAGCTACAGGTTTATGAAGGTAGCTCTAGTGAAAAGCAAGtatgtgtgctggaaaatgaacaGCAAAGAACCAGTAGACCAAGGATTATTATCTCCCTGCCAGGGAATAATGAAATGGGGACACCAGCAGCGCCTAAGGTTATTATCCATACACCTACTCCTTTTCCTTACAAGGATAGCAAGAAAGTACCATGGAGTTATGACTGTAGCGTAACGGTGCCAGGAGAAGGAAACATAGCCAGTGCATCTAAAGATGTACGAGATGAAGGTTCCCATATGCGGAGTGGGAGGCGTTATGATATGGGGGACGTCAGAGTAGAGCCCACAAAACCCAAGAATGTTGAAATTAAGAAAAAGAGTGAAGTACCTGTTAACGAGCCCGTAGGTgaggaggaggctaaggaatttctaaagttccttaagcatagtgaGTACAATGTGGTCGGCGATTCGTAA